TCGTGTAAGTCCCCTGCAACGGTGCCAATAATGCAAGTGCCATGGGAGCTGCTGCTGTCCCCGACCAACAACGGTTTCAGGACATCCACACCTCTGTTCATGGATTTAGCTGCCATGAGCATTTCCGGAACGAATATCTCTCCCGCCGAGAATTTATCCCCGATGACTTTCATTGAATCAACCATAGCCTGAAGAATGTCGTTAGCGCTGCTGCCTGCGTCCAAAGCTTCCTGGACCAGTCCGGGTACTAGTTTCGCTTTTCCTGCTTCCACCATAGCTTTGACTTCATTAATTTTTGTCATTTTCATAGGCCTCCTATAATTCAGATTATTTTACTTACTTGATAATTAGGTTTGCGCCGACTATTTCTTCTGACCGAACTTTCCTTCCCTGAAAGCGCCGATGTATTCCATGCAGTACTCATCTTGGCCCAGCATGGCTTCCGTGGCAAAGATCATGCCGAGGAGATCCTGGTTGGTCGGGTCGATGATGCCGCTGTCCATACCGGCGTTCATCGCTAAAACTATGAAGGCCTGGTTCACTAGCTTACGGACGGGCAGATTGAAGGAAACATTGCTGCAGCCGCCTATGATATGGATCTCCGGATACTGCCGTTTAATTTCCTTCATGACGTCTACGATCATGATGATCCCCTCTTCAGAAGTGCAGAGCATTTCGACGAGGGGATCAATATGCAGACGGGAAGGGGCAATACCGAATTCTTGAGCACGTTTCATAATATTTGTGAAGACTTCCAAACGTTTTTCAGCGGTCTTGGAAATTCCACTGTCATCGCAGAGCAGCGCTACGCATTCCCATTCAGTATCGGCGATGACCGGAAATATCACGTTGATTTTGTCACCTTCCCCGGATACAGAGTTGATGAGTCCTGGCTTTTTGCAGAACGGGATCGTTTCCACGATAGCCTGAGCATGGGGGCTGTCGATACAGATCGGGGTGTCGGTCACTTC
This Desulfosporosinus orientis DSM 765 DNA region includes the following protein-coding sequences:
- a CDS encoding methyltetrahydrofolate cobalamin methyltransferase gives rise to the protein MIIIGEKINGAIPSVAKAISEKNADFIRNLAKIQTEAGANFIDVCASTDVSIEVETLKWLIDLVQEVTDTPICIDSPHAQAIVETIPFCKKPGLINSVSGEGDKINVIFPVIADTEWECVALLCDDSGISKTAEKRLEVFTNIMKRAQEFGIAPSRLHIDPLVEMLCTSEEGIIMIVDVMKEIKRQYPEIHIIGGCSNVSFNLPVRKLVNQAFIVLAMNAGMDSGIIDPTNQDLLGMIFATEAMLGQDEYCMEYIGAFREGKFGQKK